The proteins below are encoded in one region of Streptomyces roseirectus:
- the nirB gene encoding nitrite reductase large subunit NirB, with the protein MPTDTPTIVLVGHGMVGQRFLEALAARGLTATHRVVVLCEEPRPAYDRVQLTSYFSGTSPEELSMTDMEFIAEHGIELHVGDPAETVDRETRTVTARSGLRVEYDTLVLATGSYPFVPPVPGKDAAGCFVYRTIDDLLAIEEYAKARATVGAVVGGGLLGLEAAGALQGLGLSTHIVEFAPRLMPVQVDEGGGAALLRTIEEMGLSVHTGTGTQEIVVGADGAVTGMKLSDGSEVATDMVVFSAGVRPRDQLARDCGLSVGERGGIAVDEQCRTVTDPAVFAIGECALAADGRVYGLVAPGYEQAETVAATIAQDESAFLGADLSTKLKLLGVDVASFGDAHGAAEDCLEVVYSDARSGLYKKLVIARDGTLLGGILVGDAEAYGTLRAFTGSVPPVAPESLVLPAGSSGGAQLGPSALPDEAVICSCNNVTKGAIRGAVTEHACTTVPEVKKCTKAGTSCGSCVKVLGQLVTAELEASGVEVDKGLCGCFGQTREELYEIVLALRINTFRELLDRYGREGARGGDGCETCKPAVGSIIASLAPVIGASVYILDGEQAALQDSNDHFLANIQKNGSYSIVPRVPGGEITPEKLIVIGEVARDFGLYTKITGGQRIDLFGARVEQLPLIWARLVDAGFESGHAYGKALRTVKSCVGQTWCRYGVQDSVRMAIDLELRYRGLRSPHKLKSAVSGCARECAEAQSKDFGIIATSNGWNLYVGGNGGATPRHADLLAQDLDDTQLIRLIDRFLMFYIRTADRLERTSTWLERIPGGLDHVRDVVVEDSLGICEELESLMAAHVANYRDEWAETINDPEKLARFVSFVNAPDTPDPVVGFVPERDQIKPDLPLLSIGMRPMEGSVQR; encoded by the coding sequence ATGCCCACGGACACCCCCACGATCGTGCTTGTCGGCCATGGCATGGTCGGCCAGCGCTTCCTCGAAGCGCTCGCCGCGCGCGGCCTGACCGCCACGCACCGCGTGGTCGTGCTGTGCGAGGAGCCGCGTCCGGCGTACGACCGCGTGCAGCTCACCTCGTACTTCTCGGGCACCAGCCCCGAGGAGCTGTCCATGACCGACATGGAGTTCATCGCCGAGCACGGCATCGAGCTGCACGTCGGCGACCCGGCGGAGACCGTCGACCGCGAGACCCGGACGGTAACCGCCCGCTCCGGCCTGCGAGTCGAGTACGACACCCTGGTCCTCGCGACCGGCTCCTACCCGTTCGTGCCGCCCGTGCCCGGCAAGGACGCGGCCGGCTGCTTCGTGTACCGGACGATCGACGACCTCCTCGCGATCGAGGAGTACGCGAAGGCGAGGGCGACGGTCGGTGCCGTCGTCGGCGGCGGGCTGCTCGGCCTGGAGGCGGCGGGCGCGCTGCAGGGGCTCGGACTCAGCACGCACATCGTGGAGTTCGCGCCCCGGCTGATGCCGGTGCAGGTCGACGAGGGCGGTGGCGCGGCGCTGCTGCGGACCATCGAGGAGATGGGCCTGAGCGTCCACACCGGGACCGGCACGCAGGAGATCGTCGTCGGCGCGGACGGCGCGGTCACCGGCATGAAGCTCTCCGACGGGTCCGAAGTGGCCACGGACATGGTGGTGTTCAGCGCCGGGGTCCGCCCGCGCGACCAACTCGCCCGGGACTGCGGCCTGTCGGTGGGCGAGCGCGGCGGCATCGCGGTCGACGAGCAGTGCCGTACGGTCACCGACCCGGCGGTGTTCGCGATCGGCGAGTGCGCGCTCGCGGCGGACGGCCGCGTGTACGGACTCGTCGCGCCGGGCTACGAGCAGGCGGAGACGGTCGCGGCGACCATCGCGCAGGACGAATCGGCCTTCCTGGGCGCGGACTTGTCGACGAAGCTGAAGCTGCTCGGCGTCGACGTCGCCTCCTTCGGTGACGCGCACGGCGCGGCCGAGGACTGCCTCGAGGTCGTCTACTCCGACGCCCGCTCCGGCCTCTACAAGAAGCTGGTCATCGCCCGCGACGGCACCCTGCTCGGCGGGATCCTCGTCGGCGACGCCGAAGCGTACGGCACGCTGCGGGCGTTCACCGGTTCCGTGCCGCCGGTCGCCCCCGAGTCCCTTGTCCTGCCCGCCGGTTCGAGCGGCGGCGCCCAGCTGGGGCCGTCCGCGCTGCCGGACGAGGCGGTCATCTGCTCCTGCAACAACGTCACCAAGGGCGCGATCCGCGGGGCGGTCACCGAGCACGCGTGCACCACGGTCCCCGAGGTCAAGAAATGCACCAAGGCCGGTACCAGTTGCGGCAGTTGTGTGAAGGTGCTGGGCCAGCTCGTCACCGCCGAGCTGGAGGCGAGCGGCGTCGAGGTCGACAAGGGCCTGTGCGGCTGCTTCGGGCAGACCCGCGAGGAGCTGTACGAGATCGTCCTCGCCCTGCGCATCAACACCTTCCGTGAACTCCTAGACCGCTACGGCCGCGAAGGCGCGCGGGGCGGTGACGGCTGCGAGACCTGCAAGCCGGCGGTGGGCTCGATCATCGCCTCCCTCGCCCCGGTGATCGGCGCGAGCGTCTACATCCTGGACGGCGAACAGGCCGCGCTCCAGGACTCCAACGACCACTTCCTCGCCAACATCCAGAAGAACGGCTCCTATTCGATCGTGCCGCGCGTGCCCGGCGGCGAGATCACCCCGGAGAAGCTGATCGTCATCGGCGAGGTGGCCCGCGACTTCGGCCTCTACACGAAGATCACCGGCGGTCAGCGCATCGACCTCTTCGGCGCCCGCGTCGAACAACTCCCGCTGATCTGGGCCCGGTTGGTGGACGCCGGTTTCGAGTCGGGGCACGCGTACGGCAAGGCGCTGCGCACGGTGAAGTCCTGCGTCGGCCAGACCTGGTGCCGTTACGGCGTCCAGGACTCGGTGCGGATGGCGATCGACCTGGAGCTGCGCTACCGGGGCCTGAGGTCGCCGCACAAGCTGAAGTCGGCGGTGTCGGGCTGCGCCCGCGAGTGCGCGGAGGCCCAGTCGAAGGACTTTGGGATCATCGCGACGTCCAACGGGTGGAACCTGTACGTCGGCGGCAACGGCGGCGCCACCCCGCGCCACGCGGACCTCCTCGCGCAGGACCTCGACGACACCCAACTCATCAGGCTCATCGACCGGTTCCTGATGTTCTACATCCGCACCGCCGACCGTCTGGAGCGCACCTCGACCTGGCTGGAGCGGATCCCCGGCGGCCTCGACCACGTGCGTGACGTGGTGGTGGAGGACTCCCTCGGCATCTGCGAGGAGCTGGAGTCGCTGATGGCCGCGCACGTCGCGAACTACCGCGACGAGTGGGCCGAGACCATCAACGACCCGGAGAAACTGGCCCGGTTCGTGTCGTTCGTGAACGCGCCCGACACCCCCGACCCGGTCGTCGGGTTCGTCCCGGAGCGCGACCAGATCAAGCCCGACCTGCCCCTGCTGTCGATCGGCATGCGTCCCATGGAAGGAAGTGTCCAGCGATGA
- a CDS encoding biliverdin-producing heme oxygenase yields the protein MNGSAVGLLRSRTRGWHDTLEHTEFAVAMLAGSLPVELYVGQLAAYRPVLAALEDELTRSACPAVARVWSAELAKVPYLDRDLGHFAASGVLPRPALVAAEVRAFTGDVRETARTEPEGLLGFLYVLEGSTMGALYLRGPVSAAYGLSDGAGLAYYGSGDRARWKAVAARLDEALPGARERERAVRAAERAYAHTAAVSRALSPAHP from the coding sequence GTGAACGGCTCGGCGGTCGGGCTGCTGCGGTCCCGCACCCGGGGCTGGCACGACACGCTGGAGCACACGGAGTTCGCCGTCGCGATGCTCGCGGGCTCGCTGCCGGTCGAGCTGTACGTGGGCCAACTCGCCGCCTACCGGCCGGTGTTGGCGGCGCTGGAGGACGAGCTGACGCGGTCGGCGTGTCCGGCCGTCGCGCGGGTGTGGTCGGCGGAGCTGGCGAAGGTGCCGTACCTCGACCGGGACCTCGGGCACTTCGCGGCGTCCGGGGTGCTGCCCCGGCCCGCGCTGGTGGCGGCCGAGGTGCGCGCGTTCACCGGGGACGTCCGCGAGACGGCGCGCACGGAGCCGGAGGGGCTGCTCGGGTTCCTCTATGTGCTGGAGGGGTCGACGATGGGTGCGCTGTACCTGCGCGGCCCGGTGTCGGCGGCGTACGGGCTGAGCGACGGCGCCGGGCTCGCGTACTACGGGAGCGGGGACCGGGCGCGCTGGAAGGCGGTCGCGGCCCGGCTGGACGAGGCTCTGCCGGGCGCGCGGGAGCGGGAACGGGCGGTGCGGGCCGCCGAGCGGGCGTACGCGCACACGGCGGCGGTGTCCCGGGCCCTGTCCCCGGCCCACCCGTAG
- a CDS encoding polyprenyl synthetase family protein, with product MEKIVRQDAALLEDDLRAFVDALADGGEGDEGEVYADALRRTLYAPIEDALGSKVGQQALPPRPDAPGGTAPLRPSMVYWAYRNYRGFPGELTDADDFAAIRRTAVAVRILLKAAVALDDIQDGSAVRYGEPALHATHGVPIALNTGAWLVTAALRHAGQPAAVAALLESVGRGFTGQAGDLASRTDVTREALLTAPHADRVRFWESVAALKTGTLFWMPLDAALAALGVRERDREALADAMRRLGLASQLFNDLTDVVPEFGGANTHEDFDGLGNRVFLELLDAEPPRTDANLSSADLRSYVLTHPKLDATLLRLAADAVELKRAAKETVHSVCRSPYSAAYFDLTIDRKGHLIDRLHRTLAERSGA from the coding sequence GTGGAAAAGATCGTCCGCCAGGACGCCGCCCTCCTGGAGGACGACCTGCGCGCTTTCGTCGACGCGCTCGCGGACGGCGGTGAGGGCGACGAGGGCGAGGTGTACGCCGACGCTCTGCGCCGCACCCTGTACGCCCCGATCGAGGACGCCCTCGGCTCCAAGGTGGGCCAGCAGGCGCTGCCGCCGAGACCGGACGCCCCCGGCGGCACGGCACCGCTGCGCCCGTCGATGGTGTACTGGGCGTACCGCAACTACCGGGGTTTTCCAGGCGAGTTGACCGACGCGGACGACTTCGCGGCGATCCGGCGGACCGCCGTCGCCGTCCGTATCCTGCTGAAGGCGGCCGTCGCGCTCGACGACATCCAGGACGGCAGCGCGGTCCGGTACGGCGAACCGGCGCTGCATGCCACGCACGGTGTGCCGATCGCCCTGAACACCGGGGCCTGGCTGGTGACGGCGGCGCTGCGGCACGCGGGCCAACCCGCTGCTGTGGCCGCCCTGTTGGAGAGCGTGGGCCGGGGTTTCACCGGCCAGGCCGGCGACTTGGCGTCCCGTACGGACGTGACGCGCGAGGCGCTGCTGACCGCGCCGCACGCGGACCGCGTCCGCTTCTGGGAGTCCGTCGCCGCGCTCAAGACCGGCACCCTGTTCTGGATGCCGCTGGACGCGGCCCTCGCGGCGCTCGGCGTCCGGGAGCGGGACCGGGAGGCGCTGGCCGACGCGATGCGCCGGCTGGGCCTGGCGAGCCAGCTCTTCAACGATCTCACCGACGTCGTACCGGAGTTCGGCGGCGCGAACACCCACGAGGACTTCGACGGGCTGGGCAACCGGGTGTTCCTGGAACTGCTCGACGCCGAACCACCGCGTACTGACGCCAACTTGAGTAGCGCCGACCTGCGGAGTTACGTCCTCACGCACCCCAAGCTCGACGCGACCCTCCTCCGACTCGCCGCCGACGCCGTGGAGTTGAAGCGCGCGGCGAAGGAGACGGTCCACTCGGTGTGCCGATCCCCCTACAGCGCCGCCTACTTCGACCTGACCATCGACCGCAAGGGCCACCTCATCGACCGCCTCCACCGCACGCTCGCCGAACGGAGCGGCGCGTGA
- a CDS encoding sulfite exporter TauE/SafE family protein, translating into MPDIPLTTLLLLCLAALAAGWIDAVVGGGGLLLLPALLLGLPAGTPAAHALGTNKAVAIVGTSGAAVTYVRKTRVDVRLAVRIGVAALIGSSGGAFLAAGMSTEVLKPVIMVVLLAVAGFVIARPAFGTAPATGPAGPRRVLAAIGLAGVGIGFYDGLIGPGTGTFLVLTLTAVLHLDLVSASATAKIVNCCTNAGALVTFAVQGAVIWQLAALMAVFNLVGGTVGAHTALKRGSGFVRVVLLTVVFALVVNMAYEQWLA; encoded by the coding sequence ATGCCCGACATACCGCTGACCACCCTGTTGCTGCTCTGCCTCGCCGCGCTCGCGGCGGGCTGGATCGACGCGGTGGTCGGCGGCGGGGGGCTCCTGCTGCTCCCGGCGCTCCTCCTCGGACTGCCCGCCGGGACGCCGGCCGCGCACGCGCTCGGCACCAACAAGGCCGTTGCGATCGTGGGGACTTCGGGGGCGGCGGTCACGTACGTCAGGAAGACGCGGGTGGACGTCCGGCTCGCCGTCCGCATCGGTGTGGCGGCGCTGATCGGGTCGTCCGGGGGTGCGTTCCTCGCGGCCGGGATGAGCACCGAGGTCCTGAAGCCGGTGATCATGGTCGTGCTGCTCGCGGTCGCGGGGTTCGTGATCGCGCGGCCGGCTTTCGGCACGGCTCCGGCGACCGGGCCGGCGGGGCCGCGCCGGGTGCTGGCGGCGATCGGGCTCGCGGGGGTGGGGATCGGGTTCTACGACGGGCTCATCGGGCCCGGCACCGGGACGTTCCTGGTGCTCACGCTGACCGCGGTGCTTCACCTCGACCTGGTGAGCGCGTCGGCCACCGCGAAGATCGTCAACTGCTGCACGAACGCGGGGGCGTTGGTGACGTTCGCCGTGCAGGGGGCAGTGATCTGGCAGCTTGCCGCGCTCATGGCGGTGTTCAACCTCGTCGGCGGGACCGTGGGAGCGCACACCGCGTTGAAGCGGGGGAGCGGGTTCGTGCGGGTCGTCCTGCTGACGGTCGTGTTCGCGCTGGTGGTGAACATGGCGTACGAGCAGTGGCTGGCCTGA
- a CDS encoding class F sortase has product MPRVGNTAIAAVTVTALCSGAWLLHHGADEHAPPQPSAAQARSAVVDPRSAPALPPSPPDRIRIPSIGVDAPLTGLGLTPYGSLDVPPAAKKNLAGWYEAGTTPGETGTAVVAGHVDNADGPAVFYSLGALRKGAVIEVERRDGTVALFSVDAVEVYQASAFPDEKVYGAADRPELRVITCGGPYSRTTGYQGNVVVFAHLTGTR; this is encoded by the coding sequence ATGCCCAGGGTCGGCAACACCGCGATAGCGGCCGTCACCGTCACCGCCCTCTGCTCGGGCGCCTGGCTGCTGCACCACGGCGCCGATGAGCACGCGCCGCCGCAGCCGTCCGCCGCGCAGGCCCGCTCCGCCGTGGTCGACCCCCGGTCGGCGCCCGCGCTGCCGCCCTCTCCCCCGGACCGCATCCGCATCCCGTCCATCGGCGTCGACGCGCCCCTGACGGGCCTGGGGCTCACCCCCTACGGGAGCCTCGACGTCCCGCCCGCCGCGAAGAAGAACCTCGCGGGCTGGTACGAGGCCGGCACCACGCCCGGCGAGACGGGGACGGCCGTCGTCGCGGGCCACGTCGACAACGCCGACGGCCCCGCCGTCTTCTACTCCCTGGGCGCGCTCCGCAAGGGCGCCGTCATCGAGGTCGAGCGCCGGGACGGGACCGTCGCCCTCTTCTCCGTCGACGCCGTCGAGGTGTACCAGGCGAGCGCCTTCCCCGACGAGAAGGTGTACGGCGCCGCCGACCGCCCCGAGCTACGGGTGATCACCTGCGGGGGCCCCTACTCCAGGACTACGGGTTATCAGGGGAACGTGGTGGTCTTCGCGCACCTGACGGGGACCCGGTGA
- a CDS encoding gamma-glutamylcyclotransferase family protein, which yields MTPAPLPFFVYGTLRPGEANHALFLSGRTLTEEPARLTGAVLYDGPGYPYAVEAPGGLVHGDLVTVRPEYYPDVLGGLDLLEEYRADDPDSPYLRVTRDVVRGRGSDVVRAWVYLAGPRVTARLRRTGTLVPEGDWLTRRGPLRQTGTGRASS from the coding sequence GTGACCCCCGCGCCGCTCCCCTTCTTCGTCTACGGCACTCTGCGCCCCGGCGAGGCCAACCACGCCCTGTTCCTGTCCGGCCGCACCCTCACCGAGGAGCCCGCGCGGCTGACCGGCGCGGTGCTGTACGACGGCCCGGGATACCCGTACGCCGTGGAGGCGCCCGGCGGACTCGTCCACGGGGACCTCGTCACCGTCCGACCCGAGTACTACCCCGACGTCCTCGGCGGGCTGGACCTCCTGGAGGAATACCGGGCGGACGACCCGGACAGCCCCTACCTGAGAGTTACCCGAGACGTCGTACGGGGCCGTGGCTCCGACGTCGTACGGGCCTGGGTCTACCTCGCCGGCCCCCGCGTCACCGCCCGCCTGCGCCGCACCGGCACCCTCGTACCGGAGGGTGACTGGCTCACCCGGCGCGGGCCCCTGCGCCAAACCGGTACCGGACGCGCGTCGAGCTGA
- a CDS encoding M4 family metallopeptidase yields MSPLRQHVRGSRLAAAGIAATTATLMAAVLSPVADAADRPTRAQAVDNAASAVAERAASLGLNSAQGTSVRDVVVDKDGAQHVRYDRTFRQLPVLGGDFVVHLAPDGEYRGADRATRHTIALASITPAVSAPKAADTAVNALRAAHLGAGISQVKAKPQLVVDALHGAPKLAWKTDAVGLDSQGNPVARTVVTDARTGTQIDAWDAIETAAGDGQSLYGGTVPLETTLSGTTYQLKDPTRGNTYTGDAENKTDLCIFGICISRAPATLFTDADNHWGTGTTGSRATAAVDAQYGTDVTWDYYKNVHGRNGIGNDGKGSYNRVHYGNNYNNAFWDNSCFCMTYGDGDGRQLGPLVSLDVAGHEMSHGVTSKTANLTYSGESGGLNEATSDIFGTLVEFHAANSNDAGDYLIGEKIVRSGFGRDALRYMDRPSRDANSADYWSSSVGNLDVHYSSGVANHFAYLLAEGSGTKTINGVTYNSPTYNGSTLTGIGRAKLGAIWYRALTVYMTSSTNYAGARTATLNAARDLYGTGSAEHSAVAAAWSAVNVN; encoded by the coding sequence ATGAGCCCGTTGAGGCAGCACGTCCGAGGTTCCCGTCTCGCCGCGGCCGGCATCGCCGCCACCACGGCCACCCTCATGGCCGCCGTCCTGAGCCCCGTCGCCGACGCGGCCGACCGGCCCACCCGCGCGCAGGCGGTCGACAACGCGGCGAGCGCCGTCGCCGAGCGCGCCGCGAGCCTCGGCCTCAACTCGGCGCAGGGGACCAGCGTCCGGGACGTGGTGGTGGACAAGGACGGTGCGCAGCACGTCCGTTACGACCGCACCTTCCGTCAACTCCCGGTGCTGGGCGGCGACTTCGTGGTCCACCTCGCGCCCGACGGCGAGTACCGGGGCGCCGACCGGGCGACGCGGCACACCATCGCGCTGGCGTCCATAACCCCGGCGGTGTCCGCGCCCAAGGCCGCCGACACCGCCGTCAACGCGCTGCGCGCGGCCCACCTCGGCGCCGGGATCTCCCAGGTGAAGGCCAAGCCCCAGCTGGTCGTCGACGCCCTGCACGGCGCCCCGAAGCTGGCGTGGAAGACCGACGCCGTCGGCCTCGACTCCCAGGGCAACCCGGTCGCCCGCACCGTCGTGACCGACGCGCGCACCGGTACCCAGATCGACGCCTGGGACGCGATCGAGACGGCCGCCGGTGACGGCCAGTCCCTCTACGGAGGTACGGTCCCGCTGGAGACGACCCTCTCGGGTACGACATACCAGCTCAAGGACCCGACCCGGGGCAACACCTACACCGGTGACGCCGAGAACAAGACCGACCTGTGCATCTTCGGCATCTGCATCAGCCGCGCCCCCGCGACCCTCTTCACCGACGCGGACAACCACTGGGGTACGGGTACTACGGGGAGCAGGGCCACCGCCGCCGTCGACGCGCAGTACGGCACCGACGTCACCTGGGACTACTACAAGAACGTCCACGGCCGCAACGGCATCGGCAACGACGGCAAGGGCTCCTACAACCGCGTCCACTACGGCAACAACTACAACAACGCGTTCTGGGACAACAGTTGCTTCTGCATGACGTACGGCGACGGCGACGGCAGGCAGCTCGGCCCGCTGGTCTCCCTCGACGTCGCGGGCCACGAGATGTCCCACGGCGTGACCTCCAAGACCGCGAACCTCACGTACTCCGGTGAGTCCGGCGGGCTCAACGAGGCGACGTCCGACATCTTCGGGACGCTGGTCGAGTTCCACGCCGCCAACTCCAACGACGCGGGCGACTACCTGATCGGCGAGAAGATCGTCCGCTCCGGGTTCGGGCGGGACGCGCTGCGGTACATGGACCGGCCCAGCCGTGACGCCAACTCCGCCGACTACTGGAGCAGTTCGGTCGGCAACCTCGACGTCCACTACTCCTCCGGCGTCGCCAACCACTTCGCGTACCTCCTCGCGGAGGGCAGCGGCACGAAGACCATCAACGGGGTGACCTACAACTCGCCCACGTACAACGGCTCCACGCTCACGGGGATCGGCCGGGCCAAGCTGGGCGCGATCTGGTACCGCGCGCTCACCGTCTACATGACGTCCTCCACGAACTACGCGGGCGCGCGGACCGCGACCCTCAACGCCGCCCGCGACCTCTACGGCACCGGCAGCGCCGAGCACAGCGCGGTCGCGGCGGCCTGGAGCGCCGTCAACGTCAACTAG
- a CDS encoding ATP-binding protein has product MTAPVEPLRHDLAEYTPYPKNVTHARHRTQRLLHDWGHPELADRAGLLVSELGGNAIFHGTLRGRLFRVELFLTEKALRIEVTDARGELLPTPRTATPDENFGRGLLIVEETADRWGVSELVVGKTVWCELDTV; this is encoded by the coding sequence ATGACCGCACCCGTAGAACCCCTGCGTCACGACCTCGCCGAGTACACCCCCTACCCCAAGAACGTCACCCACGCCCGCCACCGCACCCAGCGCCTGCTCCACGACTGGGGTCACCCCGAACTCGCCGACAGGGCGGGGCTGTTGGTATCCGAACTCGGCGGGAACGCCATTTTCCACGGCACCCTGCGCGGGCGGCTGTTCCGTGTCGAGCTGTTCCTCACGGAGAAGGCGCTCCGTATCGAAGTCACCGACGCTAGGGGCGAGTTGCTGCCGACGCCGCGTACCGCCACCCCCGACGAGAACTTCGGCCGGGGACTGCTGATCGTCGAGGAGACCGCTGACCGGTGGGGAGTCAGCGAGCTGGTCGTGGGCAAGACGGTGTGGTGCGAGCTGGACACGGTGTGA
- a CDS encoding helix-turn-helix domain-containing protein: MSTQQLTQGNSTSSVLGRRLGGELAKLRLAAGLTQGHAAKVLTASTTKVAKMEGGWVSMRDPDIRALCELYAVHDPGVIGGLLELARVDRERRRAKGWWDDYAMSGVAQEYVALENAATAIKAWQPGYLPGLLQTPDYVRALRRAPMSVVTEETQPDDEFVESRLARQRRLHEKPLLTYQAVIYEAALRNIPGGVATVRGQLEELLRATEAPNVTLRVFPFSGGTHQGLNGPFTIISFAEPGAMDVVYMESPFNKRWVEGGEDAAAYDVLFEKIAVHSLSERESVTLLDKLRKEL, translated from the coding sequence GTGAGCACACAGCAACTGACGCAGGGCAACAGCACTTCCTCGGTCCTCGGGCGCCGACTCGGCGGAGAACTCGCCAAGTTGCGCCTCGCCGCCGGCCTCACGCAGGGCCACGCCGCCAAGGTGTTGACGGCCTCGACGACCAAAGTGGCCAAGATGGAGGGTGGTTGGGTCTCCATGCGGGACCCGGACATCCGTGCGCTGTGCGAGCTGTACGCCGTCCACGACCCCGGAGTCATCGGCGGGCTCCTGGAGTTGGCGCGGGTCGACCGGGAACGCCGCCGGGCCAAGGGATGGTGGGACGACTACGCGATGTCCGGGGTCGCGCAGGAGTACGTCGCGTTGGAGAACGCGGCCACGGCCATCAAGGCGTGGCAGCCGGGCTACCTGCCGGGTCTGCTCCAAACTCCGGATTACGTAAGGGCGTTGAGGCGTGCGCCGATGTCCGTGGTGACAGAGGAGACGCAGCCGGACGATGAGTTCGTCGAGTCGAGGCTCGCCCGCCAGCGCCGTCTTCACGAGAAGCCGCTGCTCACGTACCAGGCCGTGATCTATGAAGCCGCACTCCGCAACATCCCCGGCGGGGTGGCGACCGTCAGGGGGCAACTCGAAGAACTGCTGAGGGCGACCGAAGCGCCGAACGTCACCTTGCGGGTCTTTCCGTTCAGCGGCGGAACCCACCAGGGTTTGAACGGCCCTTTCACCATCATCTCGTTCGCCGAACCGGGTGCCATGGACGTCGTCTACATGGAGTCACCCTTCAACAAGCGCTGGGTGGAGGGAGGGGAGGACGCGGCTGCTTACGATGTTCTGTTCGAGAAGATCGCCGTACACTCGCTGAGTGAGCGAGAGTCGGTGACGTTGCTCGACAAGCTACGTAAGGAACTGTGA
- a CDS encoding DUF397 domain-containing protein, with protein MFEYRKSSYSHEDGECVEVATNLPTFIAVRDSKTPTGPNLRLTPPTWTTFETALREGAL; from the coding sequence GTGTTCGAGTACCGCAAATCCAGCTACAGCCATGAAGACGGCGAGTGCGTCGAGGTCGCCACCAACCTCCCCACCTTCATCGCCGTACGCGACTCGAAAACCCCCACCGGCCCCAACCTCCGCCTCACCCCACCCACTTGGACCACCTTCGAAACGGCCCTGCGCGAAGGCGCTCTCTGA
- a CDS encoding type II toxin-antitoxin system RelE/ParE family toxin: MDGEGGRPGGQRTARCRVRPDVRRRGPGREPDPGGAGGLRHAPPGEAAHAVAGANPHVSLRRTDRNTLLQVSQAVTALQEEGPALGRPLVDTIKGSTLPNLKELRPGSAGATEVRLLFVFDPDRQAVILVGGDKAGNWSGWYRVAVPQAEQAYAEHLKRIDGEDGAR; encoded by the coding sequence GTGGACGGCGAAGGAGGGCGTCCGGGTGGTCAGCGCACCGCGCGATGCCGTGTTCGGCCGGACGTTCGTCGTCGCGGACCCGGACGGGAACCTGATCCGGGTGGCGCCGGTGGACTGAGGCACGCGCCTCCAGGCGAGGCCGCTCACGCAGTCGCCGGAGCGAATCCCCACGTCAGCCTGCGCCGCACCGACCGCAACACCCTCCTCCAGGTCAGCCAGGCCGTCACCGCTCTCCAGGAGGAGGGGCCGGCGCTGGGTCGCCCCCTGGTGGACACGATCAAGGGTTCGACGCTGCCGAACCTCAAGGAACTGCGCCCCGGCTCGGCCGGGGCCACGGAGGTGCGGTTACTGTTCGTCTTCGATCCGGACCGCCAGGCCGTGATCCTCGTCGGCGGAGACAAGGCCGGCAACTGGTCCGGCTGGTACCGCGTCGCGGTACCCCAGGCAGAGCAGGCGTACGCGGAACACCTGAAGCGCATCGACGGAGAGGACGGGGCACGGTGA
- a CDS encoding VOC family protein, whose amino-acid sequence MSGSIVFIVYVTDAPEAARFYADLLQIKPTFESPRYISFDLGGGAALSVWSEQGEGLTPEVRRTSEVCVTLPGGADVIDRRFEEWTAKEGVRVVSAPRDAVFGRTFVVADPDGNLIRVAPVD is encoded by the coding sequence ATGTCGGGCTCGATCGTGTTCATCGTCTACGTCACCGACGCGCCGGAAGCCGCCCGCTTCTACGCGGACCTGCTTCAGATCAAGCCGACCTTCGAGTCGCCCCGGTACATCTCGTTCGACCTCGGCGGGGGCGCGGCGCTGTCGGTGTGGAGCGAGCAGGGTGAGGGGCTTACCCCGGAGGTACGCCGAACGAGCGAGGTGTGCGTCACGCTGCCCGGCGGGGCGGACGTCATCGACCGCCGGTTCGAGGAGTGGACGGCGAAGGAGGGCGTCCGGGTGGTCAGCGCACCGCGCGATGCCGTGTTCGGCCGGACGTTCGTCGTCGCGGACCCGGACGGGAACCTGATCCGGGTGGCGCCGGTGGACTGA